One part of the Xylocopa sonorina isolate GNS202 chromosome 10, iyXylSono1_principal, whole genome shotgun sequence genome encodes these proteins:
- the LOC143428210 gene encoding uncharacterized protein LOC143428210 produces MKNSLDIENEYFNEEYSSLCSSCNSILQSICSIGVPSICESNFENDDVKTQVQKDVTDAKNIDTIHEDISKYIPNSYIKEETALKDIGNSTENSLIIIGPRIYGTQKMNEKNNDKVSCSKTKEIKNVESLNKVSTKHNIISIKRLNSKNNFSNIINSKRILCVNKNSDNNYATLSNVTSKSSMLMKPTLDNMLHYEPLMENMSQTAKENTIIQSMTSNNDSSSTNLSLIKVHNKSDYIKRDVLNQRKKVLKTIDSILHLW; encoded by the coding sequence ATGAAGAACTCTCTTGACATAGAAAATGAATACTTTAATGAAGAGTACTCCAGTTTGTGCTCTTCTTGCAACTCTATCTTGCAATCTATATGTAGCATCGGAGTACCATCTATTTGTGAATCAAACTTTGAAAATGACGACGTAAAAACGCAAGTTCAAAAAGATGTGACTGATGCGAAAAATATTGATACAATACACGAGGATATAAGTAAATATATACCGAATAGTTATATCAAAGAAGAAACTGCTCTTAAAGATATTGGTAATAGTACTGAAAATTCTTTGATAATTATAGGACCTCGTATATATGGAACGCaaaaaatgaacgaaaagaacaACGACAAAGTTAGTTGCTCTAAAACTAAGGAAATAAAGAACGTTGAATCGTTAAATAAAGTATCTACAAAGCACAATATTATCTCCATTAAACGTTTAAACTCTAAAAATAATTTTAGCAATATCATAAATTCTAAAAGAATACTGTGCGTTAATAAAAATTCTGACAATAATTATGCCACCTTATCTAACGTTACAAGTAAATCGTCCATGTTAATGAAACCTACTTTAGATAACATGTTACATTACGAACCATTAATGGAAAATATGTCACAAACTGCAAAAGAAAATACCATAATACAATCTATGACATCGAATAATGATAGTTCCTCTACAAATTTGTCCTTAATAAAAGTTCACAATAAAAGTGACTATATTAAAAGAGATGTTTTAAATCAACGTAAAAAAGTACTTAAAACTATTGATTCAATATTACATTTATGGTAA
- the LOC143427986 gene encoding U3 small nucleolar ribonucleoprotein IMP3 — MVRKLKYHEQKLLKKVDFISWEADNNLHEVKILKRYRIQKREDYTKYNKLAREIRDLGTKIKEVDADHPFRIEQSALLLEKLYIMGLIATKWDLSLTQKVNASSFCRRRLPVVMVRNKMSQNLKMATKLIEQGHVRVGAEVVKDPAFLVTRNLEDFVTWVDTSAIKKHVLEYNDARDDFDMA, encoded by the exons ATGGTACGAAAATTAAAATATCACGAACAGAAATTGTTAAAAAAAGTTGATTTCATATCATGGGAAGCGGATAATAATTTGCATGAAGTGAAAATTTTAAAACGTTATCGAATACAAAAACGTGAAGATTATACAAA GTACAATAAATTAGCACGAGAAATCCGTGATTTAGGGACAAAAATTAAAGAAGTTGATGCAGATCATCCATTTCGAATTGAGCAGAGCGCATTGCTATTggaaaaattatatataatgggaCTTATAGCTACAAAGTGGGATTTGTCGTTAACACAAAAAGTAAATGCAAGTTCATTTTGCAGAAGACGGCTGCCAGTTGTTATGGTACGAAACAAAATGAGTCAAAACTTAAAAATGGCAACTAAATTAATAGAACAGGGTCATGTTAGAGTTGGGGCAGAAGTAGTAAAAGATCCAGCATTCTTGGTAACAAG AAATTTAGAAGATTTTGTTACTTGGGTAGATACATCTGCTATCAAAAAACATGTATTGGAATATAATGATGCT AGAGACGATTTTGATATGGCATAA
- the LOC143427987 gene encoding small integral membrane protein 8, whose protein sequence is MDKKNNESAPGDGLRSLRSTILFRAVNYELYIKPNKMIMIFGTIAMFGCIGYITYMRCNSDNSQYYSAVATDGTVDLKKKTSKWTV, encoded by the exons ATGGATAAAAAGAATAATGAATCAGCGCCAGGCGATGGCTTACGTTCTTTAAGAAGTACAATATTATTTCGCGCAGTTAATTATGAATTGTACATAAAACCG AATAAAATGATTATGATCTTTGGAACTATTGCAATGTTTGGATGTATAGGATACATTACTTATATGCGATGTAATTCTGATAATAGTCAATACTATTCTGCTGTTGCAACTGATGGAACagttgatttaaaaaaaaaaacatcaaAATGGACAGTATAA
- the Got1 gene encoding glutamate oxaloacetate transaminase 1 isoform X2, with translation MYCTSFFMTSVEHEYAKLKVLSLTPKIKIQEINTVVITRIDQIGILNVPKMTTRFTGLKLGPPIEVFALHKAFIEDAYEKKVNLSIGAFRTSEGKPWVLPVVRKVEKSLAADELQNHEYLPVLGLDAFTQAATQMLLGTDSPIIAQGRAFGIQTLSGTGALRVAAEFLSRILHYDTFYYSKPTWENHKLVFINGGFKKACEYTYWNAKTHSLDIEGMLKDLRDAPENAVIILHACAHNPTGCDPTPEQWAKIADVIEEKRLFALFDSAYQGFASGDLDRDAYAVRMFAERGIEFMCCQSFAKNFGLYNERVGNLVVVMSNTKEITQVKSQLTLIIRGMYSNPPNHGARIVATVLQNPDLFKEWKSHITTMSSRIKEMRKSLYQRLVQKGTPGSWEHITEQIGMFSYTGLTERQVEYLINNYHIYMLRSGRINICGLNEYNVDYVATAIYETVLLYPRDKQDCTC, from the exons ATGTACTGTACATCGTTTTTCATGACATCAGTTGAACATGAATACGCGAAGTTGAAAGTCTTATCTTTAACacctaaaataaaaattcaagaGATTAATACGGTAGTGATTACAAGAA TTGATCAGATCGGTATTTTAAACGTTCCAAAGATGACGACAAGATTCACTGGACTCAAATTAGGACCTCCAATAGAAGTTTTTGCACTTCATAAAGCCTTTATAGAAGATGCTTATGAAAAAAAGGTGAATTTATCTATAGGAG CTTTTCGCACAAGCGAAGGAAAACCATGGGTGTTGCCAGTTGTTCGAAAAGTTGAAAAATCATTAGCTGCAGACGAACTGCAAAATCATGAATATCTCCCCGTTTTGGGATTAGATGCTTTTACTCAAGCAGCAACACAGATGTTACTAGGAACAGATTCTCCTATCATTGCACAAGGTCGTGCCTTTGGCATCCAAACGTTATCTGGTACTGGAGCATTACGTGTTGCTGCTGAATTTTTAAGTCGTATTCTACATTATGATACCTTTTACTACAGCAAACCTACTTGGG AAAACCACAAACTTGTGTTCATAAATGGAGGATTTAAAAAGGCCTGTGAATATACATATTGGAATGCAAAAACCCATAGTCTTGACATAGAAGGAATGTTAAAAGATCTTAGAGATGCTCCAGAGAATGCTGTAATTATCCTTCATGCATGTGCTCATAATCCTACTGGATGTGATCCAACACCTGAGCAATGGGCTAAGATAGCAGATGTAATAGAAGAAAAACGTCTTTTCGCACTTTTTGATAGTGCATATCAG GGATTCGCAAGCGGTGATTTAGATAGAGATGCCTACGCTGTAAGAATGTTTGCagaacgtggaatagaatttatgtGTTGCCAAAGTTTTGCTAAAAATTTTGGGCTGTATAACGAAAGAGTTGGAAATCTAGTAGTTGTTATGTCCAATACAAAAGAAATAACTCAAGTCAAATCTCAATTGACCCTTATCATTCGAGGAATGTATAGTAATCCACCGAATCATGGAGCAAGAATAGTTGCAACTGTATTACAAAATCCAGACCTTTTTAAAGAATG GAAAAGTCATATTACTACAATGTCTAGTAGAATAAAAGAAATGAGAAAAAGTTTGTATCAGAGATTGGTCCAAAAAGGTACACCAGGTTCCTGGGAACATATTACTGAACAAATAGGAATGTTCTCTTATACTGGTCTTACAG AGAGACAAGTTGAGTATTTGATAAACAATTACCATATTTATATGTTACGAAGCGGTAGAATAAATATATGCGGTCTTAATGAATACAACGTAGATTATGTAGCAACTGCAATTTACGAAACTGTTTTGTTATATCCACGAGATAAGCAAGATTGTACATGTTGA
- the Got1 gene encoding glutamate oxaloacetate transaminase 1 isoform X1, which yields MYCTSFFMTSVEHEYAKLKVLSLTPKIKIQEINTVVITRIDQIGILNVPKMTTRFTGLKLGPPIEVFALHKAFIEDAYEKKVNLSIGAFRTSEGKPWVLPVVRKVEKSLAADELQNHEYLPVLGLDAFTQAATQMLLGTDSPIIAQGRAFGIQTLSGTGALRVAAEFLSRILHYDTFYYSKPTWVCKTSTENHKLVFINGGFKKACEYTYWNAKTHSLDIEGMLKDLRDAPENAVIILHACAHNPTGCDPTPEQWAKIADVIEEKRLFALFDSAYQGFASGDLDRDAYAVRMFAERGIEFMCCQSFAKNFGLYNERVGNLVVVMSNTKEITQVKSQLTLIIRGMYSNPPNHGARIVATVLQNPDLFKEWKSHITTMSSRIKEMRKSLYQRLVQKGTPGSWEHITEQIGMFSYTGLTERQVEYLINNYHIYMLRSGRINICGLNEYNVDYVATAIYETVLLYPRDKQDCTC from the exons ATGTACTGTACATCGTTTTTCATGACATCAGTTGAACATGAATACGCGAAGTTGAAAGTCTTATCTTTAACacctaaaataaaaattcaagaGATTAATACGGTAGTGATTACAAGAA TTGATCAGATCGGTATTTTAAACGTTCCAAAGATGACGACAAGATTCACTGGACTCAAATTAGGACCTCCAATAGAAGTTTTTGCACTTCATAAAGCCTTTATAGAAGATGCTTATGAAAAAAAGGTGAATTTATCTATAGGAG CTTTTCGCACAAGCGAAGGAAAACCATGGGTGTTGCCAGTTGTTCGAAAAGTTGAAAAATCATTAGCTGCAGACGAACTGCAAAATCATGAATATCTCCCCGTTTTGGGATTAGATGCTTTTACTCAAGCAGCAACACAGATGTTACTAGGAACAGATTCTCCTATCATTGCACAAGGTCGTGCCTTTGGCATCCAAACGTTATCTGGTACTGGAGCATTACGTGTTGCTGCTGAATTTTTAAGTCGTATTCTACATTATGATACCTTTTACTACAGCAAACCTACTTGGG TTTGCAAAACATCAACAGAAAACCACAAACTTGTGTTCATAAATGGAGGATTTAAAAAGGCCTGTGAATATACATATTGGAATGCAAAAACCCATAGTCTTGACATAGAAGGAATGTTAAAAGATCTTAGAGATGCTCCAGAGAATGCTGTAATTATCCTTCATGCATGTGCTCATAATCCTACTGGATGTGATCCAACACCTGAGCAATGGGCTAAGATAGCAGATGTAATAGAAGAAAAACGTCTTTTCGCACTTTTTGATAGTGCATATCAG GGATTCGCAAGCGGTGATTTAGATAGAGATGCCTACGCTGTAAGAATGTTTGCagaacgtggaatagaatttatgtGTTGCCAAAGTTTTGCTAAAAATTTTGGGCTGTATAACGAAAGAGTTGGAAATCTAGTAGTTGTTATGTCCAATACAAAAGAAATAACTCAAGTCAAATCTCAATTGACCCTTATCATTCGAGGAATGTATAGTAATCCACCGAATCATGGAGCAAGAATAGTTGCAACTGTATTACAAAATCCAGACCTTTTTAAAGAATG GAAAAGTCATATTACTACAATGTCTAGTAGAATAAAAGAAATGAGAAAAAGTTTGTATCAGAGATTGGTCCAAAAAGGTACACCAGGTTCCTGGGAACATATTACTGAACAAATAGGAATGTTCTCTTATACTGGTCTTACAG AGAGACAAGTTGAGTATTTGATAAACAATTACCATATTTATATGTTACGAAGCGGTAGAATAAATATATGCGGTCTTAATGAATACAACGTAGATTATGTAGCAACTGCAATTTACGAAACTGTTTTGTTATATCCACGAGATAAGCAAGATTGTACATGTTGA